The genomic stretch ACCACCGCGACATCAGCATCCACAATGTTGGTGGCATCCAGGCGACCACCCAGACCCACTTCCAGTATCACCACATCCAGTTGTGCCTGCTTAAACAGCCACAATGCCGCCAGCGTACCGAATTCAAAATAGGTCAGCGACGTACCATCGCGACCGGCTTCGATCGCCGCAAAGGCTTCAGCATGCAGTGATTCTGCTAATTCCTGACCCTGAATGCGCACGCGCTCGGTGTAACGCAGCAAATGTGGCGAACTGTACACACCAACACGTAACCCGGCAGCGCTCAGAATGGATTCCAGCGTGCAGCAGGTTGTGCCTTTGCCGTTGGTTCCCGCCACGGTAAATACGCGGGGTGCAGGTTGTTGTAGCTGCAAGCGTTCCGCAACATGCCGGATGCGATCCAGACCCAGATCAATGGCCTGATTGTGCAGATGTTCAAGATAGTGAAGCCACGTGGCCAAAGGCGACGTGGCTTGAGGTGTCTGAAGATTGTCCATGAGTCCCGTTCACTGACTTACGGTTGATTACTGCCGGGAACACGGCAACAACGCCGCCCTGCTCCCGGTTCATCATTGATTAGGCATCACTCTGTGATTCGTGCGAGGCGGACAACCGCACCACAGCGGGTTCCTGCGGTTCCGGATGGTTAGTCAACCGGGACAGGATACTGGCCAGTTTATGGCGCATATCTGCACGACGAACGATCATGTCGATAGCGCCTTTTTCCAACAGGAATTCACTACGCTGGAAGCCCGGCGGCAGTTTTTCACGAACGGTCTGCTCAATAACACGCGGACCGGCAAAACCGATCAACGCTTTCGGCTCGGCGATATTCAGGTCGCCCAGCATCGCCAGACTGGCGGATACGCCACCCATGGTCGGGTCGGTCAGTACCGAAATATACGGCAAACCGCGCTCGCGCATTTTCGCCAGCGCCGCACTGGTTTTCGCCATCTGCATCAGCGACATCAGCGCTTCCTGCATACGGGCACCACCACTGGCGGAGAAGCAAACCAGCGGGCAGTTATCTTCCAGCGCTTGTTCTACGGCACGAACGAAGCGTGCACCTACCACCGACGCCATGGAACCGCCCATGAAAGAAAACTCGAACGATGCGGCAACCACCGGCATGTCGTACAAGGTCCCTTTCATCACCACCAGCGCGTCTTTTTCATCAGACTGTTTCTGCGCTGAAGCAATACGGTCTTTGTACTTCTTCGAGTCTCTGAACTTCAGGACGTCCTTGGGCTCCAGTTCGCTGCCCAGTTCGACCATACCTTCCTTGTCCAGAAACGCATGGAGACGAGCCCGGGCAGATAACCGCATGTGGTGATCACATTTCGGGCACACTTCCAGATTACGTTCCAGCTCAGCGCGATAAAGCACCTGACCGCAACTGTCACATTTCGTCCAAACTCCCTCAGGAATATTCGCCTTACGGGTAGGTGTGACATTACTTTTATTGAGAATTCGTTCAATCCAGCTCATTGATAACCTTTCTGCTTGAACCTGGCACCAGCCAGTACGCTGCTACACATTGCCCAATCCCTGGCAACGCCGCCGATAAAGCGATGTCCTATCCCGGCAAGCCGGGGCAAGACAGGGGTATTAAGGCTTGTTAATACAAACACAGCCGTAAATGCTGCTCATTAAACCATAACGATCCGGGCGTGTGGATAAAAAACTGGTCAAACCGGATGTTAAAATAATTTTCCACTTATTTCATATTTTGCCGCGTCATGGCGCGCTTATGCCGCCAGAACTCGATCAACCCCGGCAAAATGGAGATGAAGATGATCGCCACGATCAATAACTTCAGGTTCTCCTGCACCACCGGCAAGTCGCCAAACAGGTAACCGGCATAGGTGAATAACAACACCCACAACACGGCCCCGGTCACGTTATACAGCGCGAACTCGCGATAACGCATATGCCCCATCCCGGCGACAAAGGGCGCGAATGTTCTCACAATCGGTACAAATCGCGCCAGAATTATTGTCTTGCCACCGTGACGCTCGTAAAACGCATGGGTGCGATCCAGGTAGCTGCGGCGGAAAATGCGTGAGTGAGGATTGCGGAACAATTTTTCACCGAACAATCGACCGATAGTGTAATTCACCGCATCCCCCAGCACGGCTGCGACCAACATCAGCGCTACCATGGTGTGGACGTTCAGGTCGTTGGTCGGCAGCGAAGCCAGCGCACCAGCGACAAACAACAACGAGTCGCCAGGCAGGAACGGCGTCACTACCAACCCGGTTTCACAAAACAAAATCAGGAACAATATGGCATAAACCCATATGCCATACTGCGCCACCAGCTCAGCCAGATGCACATCAATGTGCAAGATAAAATCAATCATAAACCGTATAATATCGAGCATAATCGCGTCCTTATTCAGTTCAATACCGACTCAATTCATATCAATGTCGGCTTCGCCGTCACGTCGGTGTCGCTTATCTCATCAGGCAAAAAGAGCGGTCCCATCGACGCGCAGGGAATCCCGAAATGCGCTGGATAGTCCACAGCAACCAGATACAATCCATCCGCCTTTGCCGTCGCGGCAGCCAGCGTGCGATCTTTCGCCGCCAGCAGCTCAGCCATCCAGTTCTCCGGCTGGTTGCCGCACCCGATCTCCATCAGGCTGCCGACAATATTACGCACCATGTGATGCACAAAAGCGTTGGCCTTGATGTCTACCACCACATAATCACCCAGACGCGTTACCCGCAGGTGCATCAGGTTACGCCAGGGCGTACGTGACTGGCATTGCACCGCCCGAAACGAGGTAAAGTCGTTCTCGCCCAACAGGCACTGACCGGCTCGATGCATCCGCTCGGCATCCAGTGGCAGGTAATAATGCGTCACCCCATGCGACAGGATGGCTGGCCGAAAACGCCGGTTATAAATCACATAGCGATAACGGCGCGCTGTGGCGCTAAAACGGGCGTGAAACGCCTCATTCACCGTGTTGACCCAACGCACGGCGATATCCGGTGGCAGATTGGCATTCACCCCCATCGTCCAGGCGGCGTCTTTGCGCACGGCGTGGGTCGTGAAATGCACCACCTGTCCGGTTGCATGCACCCCGGCATCGGTACGACCGGCGCAAAACACATCGATACGCTCGTTCGCCACCTGAGATAATGCCGCTTCCAGACACCCCTGAACGCTGTCTACCTCGGCCTGACGCTGCCAGCCGTAATAGCGACTGCCGTCATATTCAATCCCCAGGGCGATTTTCAGCGGTGCCTCATCGTCCGCATGCTGCAACGCCGTCATTACCCCAGGTACTCCTCAATCAGCCGTTCCGCGGTTTCTATCGCCATCAACGCACCGCCGAAGCGGATGTTGTCGGCCACCGACCAGAACTGCAACAGCTCAGGTATGCCGTAATCGTTACGCAGACAGCCAATACTCAGTTGTACATTGCCAGAGGCATCTTCCACCTGCGTCGGGTAGTCATCTTCTTCGCTCAGAACGATATCACCCGCCTGCGACAGCACATCACGCGCTTCATCGGCAGACAACGGGCGCAACGCTTCCAGATGCACCACCTGCGCATGACCGTAAAACACCGGTGATTGTACGCAACTGACCGATATCGGCAGGCCGTCATCCTGCAATACCTTACGCACCTGATCGACCAGCCGACGCTCTTCACGCACACTGCCTTCGCCATCGGCCAGCAGCGGCAACACATTGAACGCCAGTTGTTTCGGGAACAAGCTCGCTTCAGCCGGAATGCCGTTGAGCAGACGTGCGCTTTGGCCCGCCAAATCATCGACGGCCGCTTTACCATACGCCGACACCGATAACAGGTTGCTGACGTGCAGACGCGACAACCCAGCCTGCTCCGTCAACGGTTTGATCGCCGTGAGCAACTGGCTGGTCAGGCTATCCGCCACCGCCACGATATTGCGATTCCGGTAATCCCCCAGCACATGCGGATTCACCCCTGGCACCACCAGCGGGACATCCGGCTCTAGCGCAAACAGGCCGCTACTGTCGATAACCAGACACCCAGCGTCGCCTGCAGCTTGTGCATAGCGAGCACTAGCTTCCACACCGGCGACGAAAAAGGCCAGTTGCACCTGCGACCAGTCGAAATCAGCCGCGTCTTCTACCCGCAGCGAACGGCCGTTAAAACGCAAACTCTCACCGGCACTGTTTTCACTCGCCAGCGCATAGAGCTCACCCACGGGAAACTCACGCTCCTGCAATAGCTCCAGCAACGCGGTGCCGACAGCGCCGGTCGCTCCCAGCAACGCGATATTCCAGCCATTGGACATGTGGTTGTACTCCCCAAGAATAATGAATAAAACACACCGGACGATGATGACATCGCCCGGATTAATCTGATTTTGATACAGGAAATTAGCGTTCGTTCACCGACGCGGTGAAACCTAACCGGTTCAGTTGCTCAGCGCTTTCGCGATCAGCGCAGACAACATGCAACGATGACCACTCGCGCCGCTCCTGATAGCACTTACGCAACCGATCGAATTCACCAGGTATCTGTGCGACCTGACGCAATAAGGCATCATCGCGGCGCACATCATACACCAGATGCACCAGTCGTTTGAGTTGATACTCATCGAGCGGCACCGTCAGGCTCACCTGAGCCAGTTCCGGCGTTGGCAACAACGATGACAAGGCGACCTGTTGCGGTTGGCCGATAAAACGGCTCCAGGCTTCGAACACCTGCGTGGTGCCGCGTGCTTTGCCTTCCAGCGTATAACCGGCGATATGGGCCGTGCCAATGTCGACCCGTTCCAGCAGTTCGAGAGATAGCTCTGGCTCGGGTTCCCACACATCCAGCACCACGCTAAGGTGTTGGCCGCGTTTAAGGGCAGCCAGCAAGGCAGCGTTGTCCACCACCGGGCCACGACAGGCATTAATCAGGATGGTGCCTGCTTTCAGGCGAGCCAGCAGTGCGGCATCCACACAATGTAAGGTGGCATAAGGCCCCGCTTGCAATAGCGGCGTGTGGAACGTCAGCACATCAGCCTGCTCCACCACCTCATCCAACGACACAAATGGCCCTTCGTCACCGCGATCCGCCCGCGGTGGGTCGCACAGCAACGTCCGCACTCCTAGCGCCGTCAACCGATCATTGAGGCGAGACCCCACGTTCCCTACCCCGACGATCCCAACGGTGCGGTCCGTCAACGCGAAGCCATCACGTTCTGCCAACATTAACAGCGCGGAAAACACATACTCGACCACCGCAATCGCATTGCAGCCGGGGGCTGCGGAAAACGCGATCCCCTGTTGACGTAGAAACGCTTCATCAACATGGTCGGTGCCCGCTGTCGCCGTGCCGACAAACTTTACCGCTTTGCCGGTCAGCAGCTCGGCATTCACTTTCGTGACCGAGCGCACCATCAGGGCATCCGCCCCGTTCAGGGCCTCTGTCGGAATCGGTCGGCCCGGTACCGCCGTTACCTCGCCAAGGCGGCTGAACAGCGTCTGAGCGTAAGGCATATTTTCATCAACAAGGATTTTCACGTTGGCTTTCCTGATAGACCGCTGACGACACCCGCGTCGCCGCGACAAAAAGAAGGGCGTTATTCTGCCATAAACCGACTGACGGTAACACAGACGAGCGGGATTGGTTCATGACGGCTATTTAGCTTACTGGCAGGCCAGCAACACGATCAAAATAGATTTCGGGGTCAATCACCACCGTCCTTGCTCGCATCAGCGACAATCGCCTGAAGAATGGGCTACCGTGCGCAATAATAGGCAGCAATGCCGCGCCGATGGCGGCGGCTTCTGCCCCCAGCATGGCATGCTCCAGTCTTGGCATATGCCTTACTTTTCTGGCGGCCACAGAGGGAAGTAGTGGATAAGTACGATCCACCAGCGATGCGAAAAGTGCAGGAGGAAGGCATCCGCCGACTAAAATTTTTTGGGGATCAAACATGTTTTCAACGATTGAAACCAGAATGCGCAGACGTTTACTGTTGAGTTCAAGCCATGCCATCAACTCACTGTTGCGTTGCTGATAGAGCGAATTAAGAAAATCTGGCTGTTCAAGTGCGCTCAAATCCACTGCCAGGGTAATAGCCAGTTCTTCTAATGAAAACGGGGTCACATCAGCCGCAACAGGTTGTAGTTCTGATGGCCAACTTAATAAGCCAATCTCACCGGCATTGTTGAAGGCACCTTGAAACGGCAAACCGTCAACGATAATCCCTGCACCGAGTCCATGACCAACAAAAATATAAACATAGTGGGTAAGTCCAACTGCCGACCCAACCTGGCGTTCAGCAAGCGCTGCCGCCGTCGCGTCATTCTCTACAATGACCGGCATACCGCACAACGCTTCAACAGCATCAGCAGTCGGCACATGACTCCATGCCTGCCATCCAGGCGATCCTACGTACTTCTCAAAGTCAGCCTCTTGCAAAGTTGGCATTGCGATACCCGTCCCCCATACAGGGATGCCTTCACAGTCCCGGGAAAGTTCGGCGACAAGTTTAGCAATGTTGCTAATGCTCGCCTCAGGGTTTTGCCATGATACAGGCGCAGTTCTGCGAGCTAGCTCGCATGCAAACAGGTCGCACGCAACAGCAGTGATACCATTTCGATCCAGATGAACGCCAAAAGCACAGCCAGCACGTGCATTGAGTCGTAAAAATTTCTGTGGAGCCCCACGGCGGTTGGTTGAGCGCCCCTCTTCAATTAGTAAACCCCGTTTAAGCAAATCCTGAGTGATATTAGCGATAGTTTGCGGTTGCAACCCAGTGCTCTCGACAAGGTCACTACGGGATAATTCCCCTGTAGTTCGTAGCAGATCAAACACCAGTCGGCGATTGTACCGGCCAGAATAAGCGTGATTGTTACCCGTATGCACGACAGCACCTTCGCCCTTTATTATCCCCATTAAATAGATAATAAAAGCTTCGTTTTTATCGTGTCCAGCTAATTAAAATTTCCCAAAAATGGCTTTTGTCATCATAACTTCACCTGAAGTTCGTCTAATGCCCCTCGCCATCGACTCAATAAAACCATTTAGTGGATTTAATTTTTTGTCTGGAGTCTATCCCGCTATGAGCAAGCTGCATATTCATCTCACTGCGTTAACCATTGTTACTGCTTTATCCACCATAAACGCTACGGCTGCAGAACTGGTCATCTACACTTCTCATGGAGAAACAACCTCTGCGCCTGTTCTTGAGGCGTTTAAAAAGACGCACCCAGACATTAATGTGACCGTCGTGCGTGGCGGTACAGGGGACGTGGTTGAACGTATACGTGCAGAGACAGCTAATCCAACGGCTGATGTGCTTTGGGGTGGGCCGATCCAGACATATGAAGAGAACACAGCTCTTTTCCAGCCTTTTCAAAGCGACACTGACGCGAGCATGGTGACCATAGATCCACAGCATATCTGGCACCCATTTACTCTACTTTTGCAACCCATTATGGTCAGCACAAAACGAGTCCCCCCGGCCGATATGCCGACGTCTCAGGCTGATCTCGCTCACGATAAATGGAAAAAATTAGGTGCGCTGATTATCCCAGATCCCGCACGCTCAGGGACGGGGTATACCATTGTCTCTGCGCTGGCTGGCCAGTTCGGCTGGAACTTTATCAATCGTCTCGTCAAAGACGCCCGCATTGCTCCCGGCTCGGACGATGCATTCAACGCCATACGCGATGGAGAAGCGGCTATTGGCTGGATCAATGAAGATTTAGGTGCTAAATGGACGGCAGATGGCCTGCCAATCAAAATTATCTATCCGACTGACGCCATTACCGGCCAGATTGACGCACAGGCGATTGTGGCAAACGCACCACATATCGAGCAGGCCAAAATTTTTATCGACTTTCTTGGCTCGAAAACAGCTCATGAACGGGTACGTGACGCAACCATCCGCCGCTCAGCCCGTATGGATATCGCTCCTCCCCCTGTTCTGCCGAATGTGAGCCAGCTCAATATTATTTCCCCACAGGATCCTAAACAGGTTGTCGTCGCACGCTTTCAGGCAGCAGTCGCCAAATGAAGATACTTCGTGATCCCTGGCGACTGATAGCCGTTATTGCGCTGCTCTTTTGCTGCGCGACCATTTTACTGCCCCAGGCTCGCCTGCTGAGTGCCTCGTTGCTGGGAGATGGTGGTCGCTTTACCTTCGTTAATCGACCAACCGGGCTCGAGGTTATACCCGAGATGTCCAACGGTTTTACCATCGCCATGAAACCAAATGGAAGTCTTGATGTTAGTAAGGGAGCGAACTTTCATCTCAGCTTTCTGGCGCGAGATACGAACAATATTCTGATTCGAGGAACAGTTAATCCTCAATTCACCGTCCTGAATAACGGGGCATTACAGTTAGCGTCTGACGACTTTTCACTGATAGTGAGCCAACAGGCACCGCGAGGCCTGTTTAACCGAACTACCGTCACACCACTGACTGCCATACGCCAACCCGATGGGGCGGTGGTGTTGCAACATGCGGCTAACGCCTATATCAGTATTGAAGAGCCCACCCTCTCTTTCACAGCGACGCACTACCTTTCCTTCTTCACCCGTGAGGAAACACGTAGTGCAACGCTTAACAGCCTGATGGTTTCCCTGTGTGCAACGGTATTCGCCGCTATGCTGGGTGTATCACTGGCTTACATGATTGCCCGGTTCCGGGTCGCCGGTTCAACGGCCATCATTCTGCTGGTCACCATGGCCTCGGTGTCCCCTCCCTTTCTGGGGGCTTACTCCTGGCGTCTGCTACTGGGTCACAATGGCATCATCACCACAAGCCTTGGACTAACGACGTCTATTGTCGGCATGTATGGCGTTATCTGGGTGATTGCATGGCTTGTCTTTCCAGTCATCTTTCTTCTGAGTTACAGCGCATTTCGCCGTGTCGATGCTTCACATATCGAAGCCGCAGAAAGCCTGGGCGCGACGCCCTTACGTGTGCGGCTGTCGGTAGAGATTCCATTGGCTATGCCCGGTATTGTCACCGGCCTTTATCTGGCGACGATGGCCGCCCTCTCAGACTTCGGCACGCCGCGGATTATCGGACTTGATCTGAACGTACTGCCGGTCTTGATTTACACATCTTTTCTGAGCGAAGCAGGAAGAAATCCTGCACTCGCGGCAACAGGTGCGGTGGTGCTGGTGACCTTATCCAGCCTCTTCCTGATGGCGCAACAAATATATCTTGCCAGACGCGGGTATGCCGCCGTGTCATCAAGGCAGTCTGCGCCACGGAGACTATCTCGATTGGGACATATCCTGACCCTATTTTTTACCGCACTCATTCTGCTCCTGGCGTTCGTACCGCATATAACAGTTCTCGTCACCAGTTTTGTAAAATGGCGCGCCGGGTTGCCAACCACCACCCCAACTCTCGATAACTATCTGACAATGTGGAAAAACGGCCTGGCCTCAGCCTGGGTTACTCTTTCGCTGGGAGTTGTCGGCACATTACTGGCTTTCTCCATCGGTATTGCCATTGCCTATATACTGGTACGTAAACGCTACACGTTGATCGCACCTGCGCTTAACAACGTCGTCATGATGCCCTACGTCATACCAGGCACAGTCCTGGGAATTGGGCTGATACTTATTTTTAACCAAGCACCACTTCAGCTTACCGGTACGTGGTACATCCTGGTGCTGGCCTACGTTATCCGAAATCTCCCGTTTACCGTCAAAGCATCAGAGGCAGCCTTGCGTCAGGTGCACCCAGCACTGGATGAAGCGGCAATCAGCCTTGGTGCCAGACCCATCAGAGTATTTTTGACTATCACTGCACCACTCATGCTGGCAGGCGCAGTGACTGGAGCAACGCTGACATTCCTGCACATCGTGACTGAATTATCATCGACTATTGTGCTTTATCGCCCCCCCTGGAAGCCCATGACGGCAGTGATCTTTGAAAATACACTCGCAGATTCCGATTTCGGCGTCTGCGCAGCACAGACCATCATACTCATGCTTATTGTCTATGTGCCCCTTTATATCGTTGTTCGCTATGGACAGTCGGAGAAAAACCGTCATGCCTGATATGTACGATGACACCAACCGTCGCCTGGGGTGCGAAGTGGCGATTCACTCTGTTTCGAAGCGCTACGACTCACA from Dickeya zeae NCPPB 2538 encodes the following:
- the accD gene encoding acetyl-CoA carboxylase, carboxyltransferase subunit beta codes for the protein MSWIERILNKSNVTPTRKANIPEGVWTKCDSCGQVLYRAELERNLEVCPKCDHHMRLSARARLHAFLDKEGMVELGSELEPKDVLKFRDSKKYKDRIASAQKQSDEKDALVVMKGTLYDMPVVAASFEFSFMGGSMASVVGARFVRAVEQALEDNCPLVCFSASGGARMQEALMSLMQMAKTSAALAKMRERGLPYISVLTDPTMGGVSASLAMLGDLNIAEPKALIGFAGPRVIEQTVREKLPPGFQRSEFLLEKGAIDMIVRRADMRHKLASILSRLTNHPEPQEPAVVRLSASHESQSDA
- a CDS encoding DedA family protein, translated to MLDIIRFMIDFILHIDVHLAELVAQYGIWVYAILFLILFCETGLVVTPFLPGDSLLFVAGALASLPTNDLNVHTMVALMLVAAVLGDAVNYTIGRLFGEKLFRNPHSRIFRRSYLDRTHAFYERHGGKTIILARFVPIVRTFAPFVAGMGHMRYREFALYNVTGAVLWVLLFTYAGYLFGDLPVVQENLKLLIVAIIFISILPGLIEFWRHKRAMTRQNMK
- the truA gene encoding tRNA pseudouridine(38-40) synthase TruA — its product is MTALQHADDEAPLKIALGIEYDGSRYYGWQRQAEVDSVQGCLEAALSQVANERIDVFCAGRTDAGVHATGQVVHFTTHAVRKDAAWTMGVNANLPPDIAVRWVNTVNEAFHARFSATARRYRYVIYNRRFRPAILSHGVTHYYLPLDAERMHRAGQCLLGENDFTSFRAVQCQSRTPWRNLMHLRVTRLGDYVVVDIKANAFVHHMVRNIVGSLMEIGCGNQPENWMAELLAAKDRTLAAATAKADGLYLVAVDYPAHFGIPCASMGPLFLPDEISDTDVTAKPTLI
- a CDS encoding aspartate-semialdehyde dehydrogenase codes for the protein MSNGWNIALLGATGAVGTALLELLQEREFPVGELYALASENSAGESLRFNGRSLRVEDAADFDWSQVQLAFFVAGVEASARYAQAAGDAGCLVIDSSGLFALEPDVPLVVPGVNPHVLGDYRNRNIVAVADSLTSQLLTAIKPLTEQAGLSRLHVSNLLSVSAYGKAAVDDLAGQSARLLNGIPAEASLFPKQLAFNVLPLLADGEGSVREERRLVDQVRKVLQDDGLPISVSCVQSPVFYGHAQVVHLEALRPLSADEARDVLSQAGDIVLSEEDDYPTQVEDASGNVQLSIGCLRNDYGIPELLQFWSVADNIRFGGALMAIETAERLIEEYLG
- the pdxB gene encoding 4-phosphoerythronate dehydrogenase PdxB, which encodes MKILVDENMPYAQTLFSRLGEVTAVPGRPIPTEALNGADALMVRSVTKVNAELLTGKAVKFVGTATAGTDHVDEAFLRQQGIAFSAAPGCNAIAVVEYVFSALLMLAERDGFALTDRTVGIVGVGNVGSRLNDRLTALGVRTLLCDPPRADRGDEGPFVSLDEVVEQADVLTFHTPLLQAGPYATLHCVDAALLARLKAGTILINACRGPVVDNAALLAALKRGQHLSVVLDVWEPEPELSLELLERVDIGTAHIAGYTLEGKARGTTQVFEAWSRFIGQPQQVALSSLLPTPELAQVSLTVPLDEYQLKRLVHLVYDVRRDDALLRQVAQIPGEFDRLRKCYQERREWSSLHVVCADRESAEQLNRLGFTASVNER
- a CDS encoding ROK family protein, which encodes MQPQTIANITQDLLKRGLLIEEGRSTNRRGAPQKFLRLNARAGCAFGVHLDRNGITAVACDLFACELARRTAPVSWQNPEASISNIAKLVAELSRDCEGIPVWGTGIAMPTLQEADFEKYVGSPGWQAWSHVPTADAVEALCGMPVIVENDATAAALAERQVGSAVGLTHYVYIFVGHGLGAGIIVDGLPFQGAFNNAGEIGLLSWPSELQPVAADVTPFSLEELAITLAVDLSALEQPDFLNSLYQQRNSELMAWLELNSKRLRILVSIVENMFDPQKILVGGCLPPALFASLVDRTYPLLPSVAARKVRHMPRLEHAMLGAEAAAIGAALLPIIAHGSPFFRRLSLMRARTVVIDPEIYFDRVAGLPVS
- a CDS encoding extracellular solute-binding protein, whose translation is MSKLHIHLTALTIVTALSTINATAAELVIYTSHGETTSAPVLEAFKKTHPDINVTVVRGGTGDVVERIRAETANPTADVLWGGPIQTYEENTALFQPFQSDTDASMVTIDPQHIWHPFTLLLQPIMVSTKRVPPADMPTSQADLAHDKWKKLGALIIPDPARSGTGYTIVSALAGQFGWNFINRLVKDARIAPGSDDAFNAIRDGEAAIGWINEDLGAKWTADGLPIKIIYPTDAITGQIDAQAIVANAPHIEQAKIFIDFLGSKTAHERVRDATIRRSARMDIAPPPVLPNVSQLNIISPQDPKQVVVARFQAAVAK
- a CDS encoding ABC transporter permease; protein product: MKILRDPWRLIAVIALLFCCATILLPQARLLSASLLGDGGRFTFVNRPTGLEVIPEMSNGFTIAMKPNGSLDVSKGANFHLSFLARDTNNILIRGTVNPQFTVLNNGALQLASDDFSLIVSQQAPRGLFNRTTVTPLTAIRQPDGAVVLQHAANAYISIEEPTLSFTATHYLSFFTREETRSATLNSLMVSLCATVFAAMLGVSLAYMIARFRVAGSTAIILLVTMASVSPPFLGAYSWRLLLGHNGIITTSLGLTTSIVGMYGVIWVIAWLVFPVIFLLSYSAFRRVDASHIEAAESLGATPLRVRLSVEIPLAMPGIVTGLYLATMAALSDFGTPRIIGLDLNVLPVLIYTSFLSEAGRNPALAATGAVVLVTLSSLFLMAQQIYLARRGYAAVSSRQSAPRRLSRLGHILTLFFTALILLLAFVPHITVLVTSFVKWRAGLPTTTPTLDNYLTMWKNGLASAWVTLSLGVVGTLLAFSIGIAIAYILVRKRYTLIAPALNNVVMMPYVIPGTVLGIGLILIFNQAPLQLTGTWYILVLAYVIRNLPFTVKASEAALRQVHPALDEAAISLGARPIRVFLTITAPLMLAGAVTGATLTFLHIVTELSSTIVLYRPPWKPMTAVIFENTLADSDFGVCAAQTIILMLIVYVPLYIVVRYGQSEKNRHA